In Thermococcus bergensis, one DNA window encodes the following:
- the pgiA gene encoding glucose-6-phosphate isomerase → MKYKEPFGVKLDFETGAIENAKKSVRRLSDLKGYFVDKEAWKKMVEEGDPVVYEVYAIEQEEKEGDLNFATTVLYPGKVGNEFFMTKGHYHAKIDRAEVYFALKGKGGMLLQTPEGEARFIEMEPGTIAYVPPYWAHRTVNTGDEPFIFLALYPADAGHDYGTIAEKGFSKIVVEENGKVVVKDNPKWKE, encoded by the coding sequence TTAAACTTGATTTTGAGACCGGGGCAATTGAGAACGCGAAGAAAAGCGTTAGGAGGCTAAGCGACCTGAAAGGCTACTTTGTCGACAAAGAAGCCTGGAAGAAAATGGTCGAAGAAGGAGACCCAGTGGTTTACGAGGTCTACGCAATAGAGCAGGAAGAGAAGGAAGGTGACCTCAACTTCGCAACTACTGTTCTCTACCCGGGCAAAGTTGGAAATGAGTTCTTCATGACTAAAGGTCACTACCACGCAAAAATAGACAGGGCAGAGGTTTACTTTGCCCTCAAGGGTAAAGGGGGCATGCTGCTTCAAACGCCTGAAGGAGAAGCAAGGTTCATTGAAATGGAACCCGGAACAATAGCCTACGTTCCCCCATACTGGGCCCACAGGACTGTAAATACCGGTGATGAACCGTTTATCTTCCTCGCGCTATACCCGGCAGATGCGGGTCACGATTATGGCACAATCGCCGAAAAGGGCTTTTCTAAGATAGTGGTTGAAGAGAACGGGAAGGTTGTCGTCAAGGACAACCCCAAGTGGAAGGAGTGA